A segment of the Bacillus sp. es.034 genome:
AGGCGGTACATGGCGACCCCCATGTCATTTCTGCTTCGGCCGATATGGATTTTCCCTGCTAATTCGTCTCCGATTTCCTCACCGATTTTGGCTTCCATCATAAAGAACAGGTCTTCGAATTGTGGCTGGTAGCATACTCCGACTACATCCGTTTCTGCAACACGATTGATTCCCTCTAACATCTTTTCGGCTTCTGGCTTTGATATGATATGTTGTTCGGACAGCATGATGACATGGGCCCTGTGAATATCGAACATGACATGAAACAGATAGTCCCTTTGATCATTGAACACAGGCATGAGCAGCTCTTCAACATAGGTCTTGCCAGGGAAAGAAATGCCTTCACTTTTAATGAAATCGTCTAAATTGACCATTCTTTCAACTCCGATTCTAAGATAATGATCTCTCGGCTTTCACACCGAAAAACTTATTTGAAATGAACAGAATGATGGCGATGATCGCGATTTGAATCATTCCGTAAGCAGCAGCCTGCCCCATATTGAACATGCGTAGCTGGTTCATGATTTCAATGGAAATAGGGCGGTTCGATAGAGTGTATAGTAAGACGGACGTTGGAAACTCCCCGACGGATTCTACGAAAGCAAGGAGTGTCCCGGCAAGGACGCCCGGCATGATGATCGGCAGGATGACTTTTCTAAAGGTATAGAACCATTTAGCACCCAAGCTCCTTGCAGCTTCTTCGATCGAGTCATCAAGCTGTTCAAGTACGGCATTCGTTGAACGGACCACCAATGGGATGTGCCTGATGAAATAGGCGAGCGGCAGGATCCAGAACGTGCCGACAAGAATGTTTCCGAAAGAGAAGATGTTCGGCTCGTTAAAGGCGAAAATCAGGTTCATCCCGATAACGGTTGCCGGAAGTGCCCAAGGGATCATCACTAAAATATCAACAAAGCTTTTTCCGACAAATTTGCGTTTTACTAATAAGTAAGATGTCAGTACCCCGAAAACGAGGTTCCCCGCTGTTGCAATGAAAGAAAGGATCAGACTGTTCTTGAGCGGTTTAAATATATTCGGGTCCTCAAAGAGTAACCGGTAATTTTCGAGATTAAACACCGAAGGGTACGTTTGCCATGTCCAAGTACCATCCGGAACGAGTGAGAGAAGCAGGATGGTGAAGTGAGGGAGAAGAAGAATGATCACCCCAATGACACCTGCAGCGACCAATGCCCACTTCATAAATGGATTTTTCACTTCACTTCGATGGGCACCGATCCCCTTCGAAGCCATGCGATAATCTTTGCGATTTTGATACCATCTCATGAAAAGCAAGAAACTGATTGATACAATCGATAGAATGACAGATTGTGTAGCGGCGACTTCCATATCACCATTGATTTTGGAAAAATAAATTTGCAAACTTAGAACGCGATATCCGCCCGCCAGTAGAAACGGGGCACTGAAGGATGCCATTGAAATCATGAATACGAGCAATGAAGCAGCGACAATCGCTGGAGTCAATAATGGAAAGGTTACTTTCCAGAAAACCTTGAATCGGTTGGCCCCCAAGTTAAAGGCCGCTTCCTCCAGGGATGGATCAATTTTATTGATGGCCGAGGAGACAGTCATATAGAAATACACATACATGGTGTATGCGTGGACAATCAAGATTCCTGAAACACCGCCGATTTTAAAGGGGACGTCCTTTAATCCGACCAGATCCTTGATGGCGTTCGGAATTAATCCCGTCTCACCGTATAAAAACATGAAGGCCATGACCCCGACCAGGGAAGGGAGAACGATGGGCATAATAGCGGCCGTTGAAAAGAAATTGCGACCCGGAAAATCATAGCGATTAAAAATAAACGCCAGTGGAATTCCAATGAGGGCAGAAACGAGAACGCTTAACACCGAAATATAAACGGAGTTCCATAAAGCTTCCAGATTGGTTTTCGATTCTTGAGTGAAAAAGTCTGAGTAATTTTCAAAGCCTATGCTGCCGTTTTTGTTCAAGCTTTCCAGGAATGTCCGCAAAGAAGGATAAAGGACGTAAGCAATCAACACCAGGAGGACAGGGAGCAGCAACCATAATGTCAAACGATGATCACGGTTTTTGATCATGGGGCATCACCGCTGATCACTGGGATGATACGCATATGTTCCTTAGGCAATTCAATCCGGATGTCATCACCCGGTTGAAGGTTACTAGAAAGAAGTGTATTCAAGGTATGCACCTGTAAGAGTTGTTGATCGACTTCAATTTGTACATTGATGACGGACCCAAAGAAGTGAACTTCCTTCACGGTTGCCCTGAAAACATTTTCTCCATCGTTCTCCACAAGTTTAATAGCCTCGGGACGAATCGAGAGGGCGATATCCCCTCGCTCATTCATTTCACCGATGTCAGGGTGGTTATGTACAGCGATCTCTTGGATGATGGTGCCGTTTTTTGCGGAGACATACACGCTGTCTTCCTCGACACGGTTGAGGGAAACGGGTAATAGATTAATCTCCCCGATGAAACTTGCGACAAAGTCATTGGCGGGTGAATTATAGATTTCAGTCGGTGTCCCTACCTGATGGCATACGCCGAAGTTGAAAACGGCAATCCGGTCACTCATGGAGAGAGCTTCTGCCTGGTCGTGGGTCACGTAAATGGTGGTGATTTTATATTCTTTCTGTAACCTGAGGATCTCGCTTCTCATTTCGTCACGAAGTTTTGCATCCAGATTACTGAGTGGTTCATCTAACAGAAGGATTTCCGGTTCGATCACCAATGCACGGGCTAACGCGACACGCTGTTGTTGACCTCCACTTAATTGACTCACTTGACGATCGGCATATTGTTCAAGTCTGACTTTATTCAAAACCTCTCGAACCCGGGCCTTTACTTCTTTAACAGCCAGCTTCCGGACCTTTAAGCCGAAAGCAACATTTTCAAATACCGTCATGTGAGGAAAAAGGGCATAGTTTTGGAAAACCATGCCCGTATTTCTTTTTTCAGGAGGTACGCGCGTCATGTCCTTTTCATCAAAACGGACGACACCTTTAGTAGGATAGTAGAATCCGGCAATCATCCTGAGGGTGGTTGTCTTACCACAACCACTTGGACCAAGGAAGGTGAAGAATTCCCCGTCCCTGATATCCAAGTTTAATCCATCAACTGCTACAACCTTTCCAAAGGCTTTCTGGACATTATCTATTTTTATCGACGCCATACCGGTCACACTTCCTATTCTTTGATTTCTTTCTCTCCGTTTTTGATGTTTTCATCCCAATGCTTCATCCACTCATCACTTTTTTCCTGGAATACCTTCCAGTCGATGTCCATACTCTTGATTTCAGTGTCCGTGATCCATTCAGGAAGTCCCTCAACATCGTCCCTCGTAGGAATACGGTAGAATTCTTCCGCCAGGATCTTAGCGGCTTCCGGAGTATTCACAAATTCGTAAAAGGCTTCAGCTGCCTTTGGATGAGGTGCACCTTCTACAAGTGCGATACCCTCTGTCAACACTGGGGTCCCGCTCTCAGGAATGATGAATTCAAACGGATAGTTCTTGTTTTCTTTCAACATGACGACATCCGGCATCGCCCAGACGGAAAGGGCACCTTCGCCTTTTGCGACCTTGTTGTACATCATTTCAGGGTTTGCTGAATATTCCTTCGTGTTCGCATCTAATTTCTCGAGCCACTCATATCCTTTAGCCGGATCATTGGAATCTTTGTAATCACGATAAATCATCGCCGAGAAAATCGTTCTCATCGTTCCGGAAGCGAGAGGGTAACGAATGATGATCTCGTCTTTCCACTTCGGATCCAGTAATTCATCCCAGTCTTTAGGTGCTTCGTCTTTCGTGACTTCTTTGCTGTTATACATGATGACTTCCGGAGTCTGACTCGTACCGGACCAGTTCCATTCAGGATCGTGGAAGCCTTCATCCAGGCTCGACGCATAGGACGGTTCATATGGTTTCAGTAGTCCTTCGTCTTTCGCTTGATCAAAGTTTGTGGAAGGAGCTCCCCACCAAACGTCAGCCTGGGGATTGTTCTTTTCAGAGCGGATCCTGTCCAGGATTTCCTGTGACCCCATATCGAGCCATTCAACGTCGATATTGTATTTTGCTTCGAATTGCTGTTCGAATTTAGACAGGATGTCTTTTCCATGGGGAGAATACACAACAATCTTTTCTTCAAGTTTATTATCCTTTTCCCCGGAGCTGCTTGAACTTGACCCCTTCTCTGCTCCACCACAGGCTGAAAGCAGTAAAGAAGCAGATAGAGATACCGTTGCCACCATCGATAATTTCTTGTTCAACTTCATGAAAAATCCCCCTTGTTATCAAAAATTAATCAAACCCTCGTGCTCGCGTAAAAAAAGTGAAACTGCACCTAAAACGCCCACATTTCCCCCTAATTGTGAAACCTTCAATTCTACTGAACTGGGAAGATACTGATCAACCATTTTCCGCAGTCTGGGAAGAATGAAATCCGATGACTTTAACACACCACCTCCTAAAATAATGACCTCTGGATTCAGTAAGCATGCTGCATTGATGATCCCGTAGCCCAAATGGTCAATCGCATCATGGACGACGGAGAGGGCAGTCGGGTCTCCGGACTTTGCCAGATGAAAGGCACTTTCCCCGGATAACTCTGA
Coding sequences within it:
- a CDS encoding iron ABC transporter permease, producing the protein MIKNRDHRLTLWLLLPVLLVLIAYVLYPSLRTFLESLNKNGSIGFENYSDFFTQESKTNLEALWNSVYISVLSVLVSALIGIPLAFIFNRYDFPGRNFFSTAAIMPIVLPSLVGVMAFMFLYGETGLIPNAIKDLVGLKDVPFKIGGVSGILIVHAYTMYVYFYMTVSSAINKIDPSLEEAAFNLGANRFKVFWKVTFPLLTPAIVAASLLVFMISMASFSAPFLLAGGYRVLSLQIYFSKINGDMEVAATQSVILSIVSISFLLFMRWYQNRKDYRMASKGIGAHRSEVKNPFMKWALVAAGVIGVIILLLPHFTILLLSLVPDGTWTWQTYPSVFNLENYRLLFEDPNIFKPLKNSLILSFIATAGNLVFGVLTSYLLVKRKFVGKSFVDILVMIPWALPATVIGMNLIFAFNEPNIFSFGNILVGTFWILPLAYFIRHIPLVVRSTNAVLEQLDDSIEEAARSLGAKWFYTFRKVILPIIMPGVLAGTLLAFVESVGEFPTSVLLYTLSNRPISIEIMNQLRMFNMGQAAAYGMIQIAIIAIILFISNKFFGVKAERSLS
- a CDS encoding ABC transporter ATP-binding protein gives rise to the protein MASIKIDNVQKAFGKVVAVDGLNLDIRDGEFFTFLGPSGCGKTTTLRMIAGFYYPTKGVVRFDEKDMTRVPPEKRNTGMVFQNYALFPHMTVFENVAFGLKVRKLAVKEVKARVREVLNKVRLEQYADRQVSQLSGGQQQRVALARALVIEPEILLLDEPLSNLDAKLRDEMRSEILRLQKEYKITTIYVTHDQAEALSMSDRIAVFNFGVCHQVGTPTEIYNSPANDFVASFIGEINLLPVSLNRVEEDSVYVSAKNGTIIQEIAVHNHPDIGEMNERGDIALSIRPEAIKLVENDGENVFRATVKEVHFFGSVINVQIEVDQQLLQVHTLNTLLSSNLQPGDDIRIELPKEHMRIIPVISGDAP
- a CDS encoding extracellular solute-binding protein; this encodes MKLNKKLSMVATVSLSASLLLSACGGAEKGSSSSSSGEKDNKLEEKIVVYSPHGKDILSKFEQQFEAKYNIDVEWLDMGSQEILDRIRSEKNNPQADVWWGAPSTNFDQAKDEGLLKPYEPSYASSLDEGFHDPEWNWSGTSQTPEVIMYNSKEVTKDEAPKDWDELLDPKWKDEIIIRYPLASGTMRTIFSAMIYRDYKDSNDPAKGYEWLEKLDANTKEYSANPEMMYNKVAKGEGALSVWAMPDVVMLKENKNYPFEFIIPESGTPVLTEGIALVEGAPHPKAAEAFYEFVNTPEAAKILAEEFYRIPTRDDVEGLPEWITDTEIKSMDIDWKVFQEKSDEWMKHWDENIKNGEKEIKE